The Palaemon carinicauda isolate YSFRI2023 chromosome 37, ASM3689809v2, whole genome shotgun sequence genome contains a region encoding:
- the LOC137629209 gene encoding uncharacterized protein → MLSQLAIGSEGFVNHLWKKTSFKEQDLDVLDSKSSFLTTNEFVYLKYNIKAILKSQVETTLASGADFLHFIKYLEQCRIQEDARRRQEEDFRRREDEQRRQEESARFTALLQRLLPVTSQPDSTHSLSTNTSSTSSVPTVSSSSSSVIPAPQKAITQNPPPLQADASFQVFREWRRRWEDYSIMVDLSKLPREKQLIQLRMCLTLETQRILEHTLDIPPNSDKTVEEVLDELQDHVKSLRNEALRRRELLSCKQIEGESFSDFYVRLKHIAEEVDVCPGNSSVCEETQMKMIILMGIRDGELVQKLISLDATASLQEVVNTCRSYEAARKATSAIRAPTSQLRVVSTHKKQKGGGKNHSSTPPPKPATPCQCCARIHHSSEVCPALESSCKNCGRRGHWDRTPKCPANAAQCRVCNRVGHYDKYCKTKRNDSTQGGSSSDKATPSSGKSKVVKKSSCRRVETFGKSPKPVSVLLTYGDVTSRIQMLPDTGAEVSVVGPQHLDLLKIPRSSLKPFLTTVTPTADGSAMTPALGTFQATLMLGKQSCSAVIQVHDGVQTPLLSYSHCKELAIISPDFPKPILEVKHIKRCKELPLSATTSPTEAREFFLREFKDVLVTKGDLKTTPLQPMTGPPMRIHLKDATGDAFCLRGDMALQGMQNCVKVVDDILLSDEDYFTHLQQIYEMLLRCRKFRITLNRDKFVVAASQVSFCGYQLSEEGIAADPGKVSAIRDFPTPTNLTDLRSFMGLVNQLAEFTPEIAATAQPLRPLMSPKRAFFWTPDHDDAFRRDHSNGRFRLVQCGSRFLTDAESRYATIELELLAVVWAMSKCRLYLAGLQHFTLMTDHRPLIPILNHYTLDAVEHPRLQRLKEKISPYLFTAVWQAGKQLSIPDALSRAPSLLPFWKLRENLSTDGDLVLYGARIVVPAALRRRTLARLHDSHRGVEATKRRARQTVFWPGIDSDITSTVRACESCQMLQPSLQQEPLLNDDHPTRPFESVSADFFSVAGKSFLVVTDRLSGWPVVVPCKGDTTASNTIRIFCRYFREVGVPLRLRTDGGPQFASKDFQDFMMRWGVHHIMSSPHYPQSNGHAEASVKAIKHLILKTAPSGNIDCEEFDRGLLELRNTPNFTGRSPA, encoded by the exons AACAAGATCTTGATGTTTTGGATTCAAAATCATCGTTTCTGACAACGAATGAATTTGTGTATTTAAAATACAACATAAAGGCAATACTAAAGTCCCAAGTAGAAACTACATTAG cttctggagccgattttcttcatttcatcaagtatcttgaacaatGTCGTATACAAGAGGATGCAAGAAGGCGCCAAGAAGAGGATTTTCGACGCAGAGAAGACGAACAACGTCGACAGGAAGAAAGTGCTCGCTTTACAGCATTGTTGCAGAGGTTGCTTCCTGTTACCTCCCAACCTGACAGCACACATAGCCTTTCAACCAATACATCGTCTACATCGTCAGTACCTActgtttcatcttcaagttcatcagtaatacctgcacctcaaaaagctatcacccagaacccgcctccccttcaagcagatgccagttttcaagtttttcgagAATGGAGACGTCGATGGGAAGATTATTCGATCATGGTGGATTTATCCAAGTTACCTAGAGAGAAGCAACTCATTCAGCTTAGAATGTGCCTCACTCTTGAGACGCAGAGGATCTTGGAGCACACCCTGGATATTCCACCCAACTCAGACAAGACCGTAGAAGAGGTCTTAGATGAACTGCAGGATCACGTGAAAAGTCTACGCAACGAAGCCCTTCGCCGAAGAGAACTCTTAAGTTGCAAACAGATTGAGGgagaatctttttcagatttttacgtGCGACTTAAGCATATAGCTGAAGAGGTGGACGTATGTCCGGGGAATTCATCAGTATGTGAAGAAactcaaatgaagatgataattctcatgGGTATCAGGGATGGAGAACTCGTCCAGAAACTCATCTCTCTTGATGCAACAGCTTCACTACAGGAGGTGGTCAATACTTGTCGCTCATATGAGGCGGCCAGGAAGGCTACTTCTGCCATTCGAGCACCAACCTCCCAGCTACGTGTTGTTTCAACGCACAAGAAACAGAAGGGAGGTGGTAAAAATCATTCTTCAACCCCACCACCCAAACCAGCCACTCCATGCCAGTGTTGTGCACGTATCCACCATTCTTCCGAAGTTTGCCCAGCCCTAGAAAGCAGCTGCAAGAACTGCGGTCGACGAGGTCATTGGGACAGGACTCCAAAATGCCCAGCCAACGCAGCACAGTGCCGAGTTTGTAACCGTGTGGGACATTACGataaatactgtaagacaaagagaaATGACAGTACACAGGGTGGCTCTTCAAGTGACAAAGCTACCCCATCATCAGGTAAATCAAAGGTCGTAAAGAAGTCCAGCTGTCGTCGAGTCGAAACTTTCGGCAAGTCGCCTAAGCCTGTCAGTGTTCTTCTAACATATGGAGATGTTACATCCCGAATTCAGATGTTACCCGACACAGGCGCCGAAGTCTCCGTGGTAGGACCCCAGCATCTTGACCTACTGAAGATACCTAGAAGTAGTTTGAAGCCGTTTCTTACAACTGTAACTCCAACTGCCGACGGTTCAGCCATGACACCTGCTTTGGGTACCTTCCAAGCCACTCTTATGCTGGGTAAGCAGTCCTGTTCTGCTGTTATACAGGTCCATGACGGTGTCCAAACTCCATTGTTGTCTTACAGCCACTGTAAGGAATTAGCAATTATTTCTCCTGACTTTCCCAAGCCAATATTGGAAGTTAAGCACAtcaaaagatgcaaggaattgCCCCTTTCTGCTACCACATCCCCTACTGAGGCAAGAGAATTTTTTCTACGGGAGTTCAAGGATGTTCTCGTCACCAAAGGAGACCTCAAGACAACACCACTCCAGCCGATGACTGGTCctccaatgaggatccacctcaaggatg ctacaggGGACGCCTTCTGTCTCCGCGGTGATATGGCTCTTCAAGGAATGCAGAACTGTGTAAAGGTCGTGGATGACATACTCCTTTCGGATGAAGATTACTTCACTCATCTTCAACAAATCTACGAGATGCTTCTTCGATGCCGTAAATtcaggattactctcaacagagacaAGTTTGTGGTTGCTGCATCTCAAGTGTCCTTTTGTGGATATCAGCTCTCAGAAGAGGGTATAGCAGCTGATCCTGGCAAAGTTAGTGCAATCCGGGATTTTCCAACTCCGACCAATTTGACTGACCTTCGATCATTCATGGGTTTAGTGAACCAGTTGGCCGAATTTACCCCTGAGATTGCTGCTACAGCTCAGCCCCTACGACctctgatgagccccaagagagcattcttttggactcctgatcatgacgatgcatttcgtcga gaccatagtaatggcagaTTTCGCCTAGTTCAATGTGGCTCCCGCTTCCTCACAGATGCCGAGTCCCGCTATGCTACTATAGAGCTAGAATTGTTAGCTGTGGTGTGGGCTATGTCTAAGTGTAGATTGTATCTAGCTGGTCTTCAGCATTTTACCCTGATGACTGATCACCGGCCACTCATCCCAATTCTCAATCATTATACACTCGATGCAGTGGAGCATCCTCGCCTTCAGCGTCTCAAGGAAAAGATTTCACCGTACTTATTCACAGCAGTGTGGCAAGCTGGAAAGCAGCTCAGCattccagatgccttatctcgagctcca tcgttactccctttctggaaattaagggaaaacctctcaactgatggtgatctgGTTCTCTACGGAGCAAGAATTGTCGTCCCTGCTGCCCTCCGCCGTCGTACTCTCGCTCGTCTTCATGATAGCCATCGAGGAGTTGAAGCCACAAAGCGACGTGCAAGACAGACTGTTTTTTGGCCGGGAATTGATTCAGACATCACCAGTACTGTCAGAGCTTGTGAATCATGCCAAATGTTGCAGCCTAGCCTTCAGCAGGAACCCTTATTGAATGATGACCACCCTACGAGGCCTTTTGAGTCTGTCTCGGCTGACTTTTTCAGTGTCGCCGGGAAATCATTCCTAGTTGTAACCGACCGACTCTCTGGGTGGCCTGTTGTGGTACCATGTAAAGGAGACACTACTGCTTCCAACACCATACGTATCTTCTGTCGTTACTTCAGGGAAGTCGGTGTTCCCCTTCGTCTCAGGACTGATGGTGGCCCTCAATTCGCCAGCAAAGACTTTCAAGATTTCATGATGAGATGGGGTGTCCACCATATCATGTCGTCACCACATTACCCACAGTCCAATGGCCATGCAGAAGCTTCTGTAAAAGCCATTAAGCACTTAATCCTCAAGACAGCACCATCTGGCAATATTGACTGCGAAGAATTTGATCGAGGCCTCTTGGAACTGCGTAATACTCCAAACTTCACAGGCCGCTCTCCAGCATAG